In Deinococcus malanensis, one DNA window encodes the following:
- a CDS encoding YbaN family protein: MTPSVSTPNLPDPGHVPRVRPLWVALGLVLSSLGVVGLLVPGFPGTVWFVLAAAAFARGDPRWEAWLLSRPVVGRLIGDYRAGRGMPLRAKWIACSSIALAVGFSMGRLPGLAAQLVWVLVGLAGVGFITLRVPTGR; encoded by the coding sequence GTGACGCCTTCTGTCTCCACTCCCAACCTGCCGGACCCAGGTCACGTGCCGCGGGTCCGCCCGCTGTGGGTGGCGCTGGGGCTCGTGCTGAGCAGCCTGGGAGTGGTGGGGCTGCTGGTGCCGGGATTTCCGGGAACGGTGTGGTTTGTGCTGGCGGCCGCAGCGTTCGCCAGGGGTGATCCGCGCTGGGAGGCCTGGCTGCTGTCGCGGCCCGTGGTGGGCCGGCTGATCGGCGACTACCGCGCTGGGCGTGGCATGCCACTGCGTGCAAAATGGATCGCCTGCAGCTCTATTGCGCTGGCGGTGGGATTCAGTATGGGCCGGCTGCCGGGGCTGGCCGCGCAACTCGTGTGGGTGCTGGTGGGGCTGGCGGGCGTGGGGTTCATCACGCTGCGCGTGCCCACCGGCCGTTAA
- the rdgB gene encoding RdgB/HAM1 family non-canonical purine NTP pyrophosphatase — MTQGAGLKGKQVVVATGNAGKVREIEQALAGLGWQLTALGAVTLPEETGATYEENAALKACAAAVASGLPALADDSGLEVEALDGQPGVYSARFGNRPNDQERNLYLLEKLRGATNRRARFVSVVILAYPDGHLETYRGEMSGQLLEGPRGENGFGYDPLFVPDGETRSLAEMTVEEKRAISHRGRALAALQAAHQHGLPSRQVSVME, encoded by the coding sequence ATGACTCAGGGAGCTGGATTGAAGGGCAAACAGGTGGTCGTGGCAACCGGAAACGCCGGCAAGGTCCGCGAGATCGAGCAGGCGCTTGCCGGGCTGGGCTGGCAGCTCACGGCGCTGGGGGCGGTGACGCTGCCCGAGGAAACCGGCGCCACCTATGAGGAAAACGCCGCCCTGAAGGCGTGTGCCGCCGCAGTGGCCAGCGGGCTTCCGGCACTGGCCGACGACTCCGGCCTGGAAGTTGAGGCGCTTGACGGTCAGCCCGGCGTGTACAGTGCCCGTTTCGGCAACCGCCCCAATGACCAGGAGCGCAATCTGTACCTGCTGGAAAAACTGCGGGGCGCGACCAACCGCCGGGCCAGATTCGTGTCAGTGGTCATTCTGGCCTATCCCGACGGGCACCTGGAGACCTACCGGGGTGAGATGTCCGGCCAGCTGCTGGAAGGGCCCCGTGGTGAGAATGGTTTCGGCTACGATCCGCTGTTCGTCCCGGACGGCGAGACGCGCAGCCTGGCCGAGATGACGGTCGAGGAAAAGCGCGCCATCAGTCACCGGGGCCGGGCCCTCGCGGCATTGCAGGCGGCCCACCAGCATGGCCTGCCCTCCCGTCAGGTCAGCGTGATGGAGTAA
- a CDS encoding D-alanyl-D-alanine carboxypeptidase/D-alanyl-D-alanine-endopeptidase, producing the protein MRRALVLILLFGGLGGAQPSGRAPADVTLREEVKPQPAPGLSSGVRAALSAVPPGVRVGLLVRDAASGQVLEALQPDQSFIPASTVKLVTAAAVLAERGGAQGHWSTELTVPAVQAGRSRVKAVTLRGSGDPTLSIRNGSYSLRSLAQQAYARGLREVGEVRVADQTLDPHTWQDVAIGVPMTGLRLADWRDGPPAVADQARVRLAAALIAQLREAGVRVTSDRVSQAARYRPYVPPPRVDDRGRTLPPDPYVPVFRRPEQGIASVRSTSVLGELARTLRPSDNLRAEELLATLAIRPRGNGTLRGALARERDLLRRLGADLSGVVLADGSGLSRENRLTPRALAQLLKVMYDLPYPSRTGLRHIRFFAQRALPERLYRKRQNAFIEALPQAGTGEDLPRHDGRGGTLALRLQGSGLDVRAKTGTLPGVSALAGYLTASSGRPLVFVVLMNGPESAPILTLRDAQDRVVQVLADAY; encoded by the coding sequence ATGCGTCGCGCGCTGGTTCTGATTCTGCTGTTCGGCGGCCTGGGGGGCGCACAGCCATCTGGGCGTGCTCCAGCCGACGTGACACTGCGCGAAGAGGTGAAGCCGCAACCGGCTCCGGGCTTAAGCTCTGGCGTGCGCGCGGCCCTAAGCGCGGTGCCCCCGGGCGTACGCGTGGGGCTGCTGGTGCGCGACGCCGCGAGCGGTCAGGTCCTGGAGGCCCTCCAGCCCGACCAGTCTTTTATTCCTGCCAGCACCGTTAAACTCGTGACCGCCGCTGCGGTCCTGGCCGAGCGTGGCGGCGCTCAGGGCCACTGGAGCACTGAGCTGACCGTTCCTGCCGTTCAGGCTGGTCGCAGCCGCGTCAAGGCGGTGACCCTGCGGGGCAGCGGCGATCCCACCCTGAGCATTCGGAATGGTTCCTACAGCCTGCGCTCCCTGGCGCAGCAGGCCTATGCCCGGGGCCTGCGTGAAGTCGGAGAGGTCCGGGTGGCCGATCAGACCCTCGACCCCCACACCTGGCAGGACGTTGCCATTGGTGTCCCCATGACCGGGTTGCGTCTGGCCGACTGGCGTGACGGTCCCCCTGCGGTGGCGGATCAGGCCCGGGTCCGTCTGGCCGCTGCCCTGATCGCCCAGCTGCGGGAGGCTGGAGTGCGCGTCACCTCAGATCGGGTGAGTCAGGCGGCCCGTTACCGCCCCTACGTGCCGCCCCCACGCGTGGATGACCGGGGCCGCACCCTGCCACCAGACCCATACGTGCCGGTCTTCCGCCGTCCCGAGCAGGGCATAGCTAGCGTACGCAGCACCTCAGTGCTTGGGGAGCTGGCCCGCACCCTGCGCCCCAGCGACAACCTGCGGGCCGAGGAACTGCTCGCGACCCTGGCCATCCGGCCACGCGGCAACGGAACGCTGCGGGGTGCCCTGGCCCGTGAGCGGGACCTGCTGCGCCGCCTGGGCGCCGACCTGAGCGGCGTGGTGCTTGCCGACGGCAGCGGCCTGAGCCGCGAGAACCGGCTGACCCCCCGCGCGCTGGCCCAGCTGCTGAAGGTCATGTATGACCTACCCTACCCCAGCCGGACGGGACTCCGTCACATCCGGTTTTTTGCTCAGCGCGCTCTGCCTGAACGCCTGTACCGCAAACGGCAAAACGCTTTTATCGAGGCCCTGCCACAGGCGGGGACCGGCGAGGATCTTCCGCGGCATGACGGGCGGGGCGGCACCCTGGCCCTGCGCCTGCAAGGCAGTGGCCTTGACGTGCGGGCCAAGACGGGCACCCTGCCCGGCGTCAGCGCCCTGGCAGGGTACCTGACGGCCAGCAGCGGCCGGCCCCTGGTGTTTGTGGTGCTGATGAATGGCCCGGAGTCAGCCCCGATTCTGACCCTGCGCGACGCTCAGGACCGCGTGGTGCAGGTGCTGGCAGACGCTTACTGA
- a CDS encoding SufE family protein translates to MTQPDAAPLPEKLQSIVTMFRSAPKALRLQALLEYSRKLPALPEKYVEHPEFLQPVPECTSPFFLVTERDDQGGMNLFFKVPEEAPTVRGYAGILHEALSGEDPDTILSVPDSFYLDMGLTELITPMRLRGMGAILKRLKSDVQEHAQA, encoded by the coding sequence CTCCCCTGCCCGAAAAGCTCCAGAGCATCGTAACGATGTTTCGCAGCGCCCCCAAGGCCCTGCGCCTTCAGGCCCTGTTGGAATACAGCCGCAAGCTGCCGGCCCTGCCTGAAAAATATGTTGAGCACCCCGAGTTTCTGCAGCCAGTTCCCGAGTGCACCAGCCCGTTTTTCCTGGTCACTGAACGTGACGACCAGGGCGGCATGAACCTCTTCTTCAAGGTGCCTGAGGAAGCCCCCACCGTGCGCGGCTACGCCGGCATTCTGCACGAGGCTCTCAGCGGCGAGGACCCGGACACCATCCTTAGCGTCCCCGACTCCTTCTATCTGGACATGGGCCTGACCGAACTGATCACCCCCATGCGCCTTCGCGGCATGGGCGCCATCCTCAAACGCCTCAAGAGCGACGTGCAGGAACACGCCCAGGCCTGA
- a CDS encoding four-helix bundle copper-binding protein codes for MTALIAQRMQECLDACLRCLKACETCASACLTEPEIDMLRECIRLDRDCADVCALTAQLLMRGSELYAHAARLCAEACARCAEECEQHGRHHQHCQVCAEACRACEAACRAVAA; via the coding sequence ATGACTGCACTGATTGCTCAGCGGATGCAGGAATGCCTTGATGCCTGCCTGAGGTGTCTGAAGGCCTGTGAAACCTGTGCGTCGGCCTGCCTGACCGAGCCGGAAATCGACATGCTGCGCGAATGTATTCGCCTGGACCGTGACTGTGCGGATGTCTGTGCCCTGACTGCCCAGCTCCTGATGCGCGGCAGTGAGCTGTATGCGCACGCTGCCCGGCTGTGTGCTGAGGCCTGCGCCCGCTGCGCTGAGGAATGCGAGCAGCACGGACGCCACCACCAGCACTGTCAGGTGTGTGCTGAAGCCTGCCGTGCCTGCGAGGCGGCCTGCCGCGCAGTGGCGGCCTGA
- the rraA gene encoding ribonuclease E activity regulator RraA yields MTPFQTQAVLPPVFRDYGADVRFGGAVQTLRVSENNPLLRQLLETPGEGRVLVVDGDGSLNCALLGRLLGQLAVDHGWAGVTIHGCIRDVAELRTLPLGIRALASHPRRSGKAPLGEIGVPLDFMGVRVQPGMTLYADEDGILLLPDTGSMAAAN; encoded by the coding sequence GTGACGCCTTTCCAGACGCAAGCGGTGCTGCCTCCAGTATTCCGTGATTACGGAGCGGACGTCCGTTTCGGCGGAGCCGTGCAGACGCTGCGGGTCAGCGAGAATAACCCTCTTCTCCGCCAGCTGCTGGAAACCCCGGGCGAGGGCCGGGTGCTAGTGGTCGATGGAGACGGCAGTCTCAACTGTGCGCTGCTGGGTAGGCTGCTGGGCCAGCTCGCCGTTGACCACGGCTGGGCCGGTGTGACTATTCACGGTTGCATCCGTGACGTGGCCGAACTGCGCACCCTCCCCTTGGGTATCCGGGCCCTGGCCAGTCATCCCCGCAGGAGTGGCAAGGCGCCCCTGGGAGAGATCGGGGTACCGCTTGACTTCATGGGTGTCAGGGTGCAGCCGGGCATGACTTTGTATGCCGACGAGGACGGCATCCTGCTTCTGCCAGACACAGGAAGCATGGCGGCAGCCAATTGA
- a CDS encoding ATP-binding protein, whose amino-acid sequence MLRDFLDRLGEADNLLPRYTAPRCLLERQSVGGCDACHTTCPHQAVQFGPLGASIQIDPDLCTGCGLCVQVCPSGALEYGLQPALQSVHDQRVGTENAGGTPDAGATLACTPSGAGGPTLPCLGRVTPALVAAAGAWDTPLTLIHGDCAACPVGAPDVPERVTRVVDEAQQLRASTGRPAQVMVRRATDEDRSRRHGISRRGAFKALLRSGQQQLAQALPDQPLPFVDWSVPEERTPQEWKWRLRALSPAPPETTGVHWPAPLVDEKCIDCPVCANVCPTEAITRDLQPGGGVQLLLDLNACTGCMACLHSCPPGAIYAQDEWLPAAFRAPILLRESDSVM is encoded by the coding sequence ATGCTGCGGGATTTTCTGGACCGCCTGGGCGAGGCCGACAACCTGTTGCCGCGTTACACCGCGCCGCGCTGTCTGCTGGAAAGGCAGTCGGTGGGAGGATGCGATGCGTGCCACACCACCTGCCCCCACCAGGCCGTGCAGTTCGGGCCGCTGGGCGCCAGTATCCAGATCGACCCGGATCTGTGTACCGGCTGCGGCCTGTGCGTGCAGGTCTGTCCCAGTGGAGCGCTGGAATACGGCCTGCAGCCGGCATTGCAGAGCGTACATGACCAGCGGGTGGGCACTGAGAATGCTGGCGGTACGCCAGACGCCGGAGCGACACTGGCCTGCACACCCAGTGGAGCCGGTGGGCCGACCCTGCCGTGCCTGGGCAGGGTGACGCCGGCGCTGGTGGCCGCCGCCGGCGCCTGGGACACGCCACTGACGCTCATTCATGGGGACTGTGCGGCCTGTCCGGTAGGCGCGCCTGACGTGCCAGAACGTGTGACACGTGTCGTGGACGAGGCGCAGCAGCTGCGGGCCTCGACCGGCCGTCCGGCGCAGGTCATGGTGCGCCGGGCCACCGACGAGGACCGCAGCCGCAGACATGGCATCAGCCGACGCGGTGCCTTCAAGGCCCTGCTGCGGTCAGGCCAGCAACAGCTGGCCCAGGCCCTGCCCGACCAGCCGCTGCCGTTTGTGGACTGGAGCGTGCCAGAAGAGCGCACGCCTCAGGAATGGAAATGGCGTTTGCGGGCCCTGTCGCCTGCCCCGCCGGAAACCACAGGGGTACACTGGCCTGCCCCGCTGGTGGACGAAAAGTGTATCGACTGCCCGGTATGTGCCAACGTCTGCCCGACCGAAGCGATCACCCGCGACCTTCAACCAGGGGGCGGCGTGCAGCTGCTGCTGGACCTGAATGCCTGCACCGGCTGTATGGCCTGCCTGCATTCGTGTCCGCCGGGCGCGATCTATGCCCAGGATGAGTGGCTGCCAGCGGCTTTCCGCGCACCGATCCTGCTACGTGAAAGTGACAGCGTGATGTAA